The Pochonia chlamydosporia 170 chromosome 1, whole genome shotgun sequence genome window below encodes:
- a CDS encoding myosin-binding striated muscle assembly central domain-containing protein yields MTETLQGSAPAATLEDQTLLVFARLMEGGQEDEATCRELDQLTKLLNDDAECQQKDKEYKTICNVVDGDCVDTVLCYLDMRQPDIVRGHATLTTSAYLKAAGDDGSKKLSEFFFERVKRGTYDDYIVAFCVASATFPIVPDLTAQLFLSEGFLSTLGPLMRREWKSRKVETACLEMLNAACMNAVCREAVQKYCVEWLEEVVDQDPTGSTDGPNGDPKVQGEGGSISMRRHSEQVQHLAAVILAKLRAVPSKPSVSDPNKPRIEPAVTSIEDLSGIFTKMILRDGDHGKHSIEGLAYASLQPKVKESIISNEALLKKLVQTLTEAQPRSPTTYGALSIFVNLTRYRPALSEEEKKMSQLKAYADAAGKLAGPEPLDDDDHVANRCQAVFKVGLIPVLVTHSKNGSPASLSLIISIINSIAVTKSLRGPLAQQGAVKLLLVGWATIPDTDEVHRRTAAQALARILISTNPALVFGGNRSNPINAAIRPLVSILPPDPAAETRDLLPTFEALMALTNLASLEDGDTRSTIIRMAWPHIEEQLLSSNNLVSKAAVELVCNLMQAPEGIALYADGSPQSRNRLHILLALADAEDKGTRSAAGGALASLTGFEAVVRYVVQRDKGVKVILGMCNDPDEGLRHRGVVTVCNLILADGEAGQLARDKVKSENGVEVLKECLKQSRRPEVLQIAVEALKVLLDQK; encoded by the exons ATGACCGAGACACTGCAGGGTTCGGCACCGGCCGCAACTCTAGAGGACCAGACTCTTTTGGTCTTTGCTCGTCTGATGGAAGGCgggcaagaagatgaggcgACGTGCAGAGAATTGGACCAGCTGACGAAGCTGTTAAACGACGACGCTGAATGCCAACAGAAGGACAAGGAATACAAAACCATATGCAATGTCGTCGACGGCGATTGCGTCGACACAGTCTTATGTTATCTCGACATGCGCCAGCCTGACATTGTTCGGGGTCATGCCACTCTCACAACCTCCGCATATCTCAAGGCAGCTGGAGACGATGGTTCTAAGAAACTGTCCGAATTCTTCTTCGAGCGCGTTAAGAGAGGCACTTACGACGACTACATTGTAGCCTTTTGTGTGGCCTCGGCCACATTTCCCATCGTTCCCGACCTGACCGCACAGTTGTTCTTGAGCGAAGGCTTCTTAAGCACCCTCGGCCCTCTTATGAGGAGGGAATGGAAGAGCCGCAAAGTTGAGACGGCGTGCCTGGAGATGCTCAACGCAGCCTGCATGAACGCAGTGTGCCGTGAAGCCGTTCAAAAGTATTGCGTTGAGTGGCTGGAGGAAGTGGTTGACCAGGACCCTACAGGCTCGACGGATGGTCCGAATGGAGACCCCAAGGTGCAAGGTGAAGGGGGCTCTATTTCCATGAGACGACATTCAGAGCAAGTTCAGCACTTGGCGGCTGTTATTTTGGCCAAGCTGAGA GCAGTTCCTTCTAAGCCATCAGTCAGCGATCCCAACAAACCAAGGATCGAGCCAGCGGTAACCAGCATCGAGGATTTGTCGGGTATTTTCACAAAAATGATACTCCGAGACGGAGATCATGGCAAACATTCCATCGAGGGTCTTGCCTATGCCTCTTTGCAGCCCAAGGTAAAAGagagcatcatcagcaacgAGGCTCTGCTCAAGAAACTCGTCCAGACTCTCACAGAGGCGCAACCAAGATCGCCAACCACATACGGAGCCCTCAGCATATTCGTCAATTTGACGCGATACAGACCAGCATtatcagaagaagaaaagaaaatgagTCAATTAAAGGCCTACGCCGATGCTGCGGGCAAGCTCGCCGGACCAGAACCCCTAGACGATGACGACCACGTCGCGAACCGTTGTCAGGCCGTTTTCAAAGTTGGCCTTATTCCCGTCCTCGTCACACACAGCAAAAACGGATCCCCCGCATCATTAAGTCTCATCATTTCCATTATAAACTCCATCGCAGTTACAAAATCGTTACGAGGACCGCTCGCGCAACAGGGAGCGGTCAAACTTCTTCTCGTCGGATGGGCTACTATCCCTGACACGGACGAGGTGCACCGGCGGACGGCAGCACAAGCACTCGCCCGAATTCTAATCAGCACCAACCCTGCGTTGGTATTTGGCGGGAACCGCTCGAATCCAATCAACGCTGCTATCCGGCCGTTGGTTTCTATTCTTCCCCCCGACCCCGCCGCCGAGACAAGAGATCTTCTACCTACGTTTGAGGCGCTCATGGCGTTGACGAATCTCGCTTCTTTGGAGGATGGCGATACGCGAAGCACGATTATTCGTATGGCGTGGCCGCATATCGAAGAGCAGCTGTTATCGTCGAATAACCTCGTTTCTAAAGCCGCTGTGGAACTTGTCTGTAATTTAATGCAGGCTCCTGAGGGGATTGCCCTGTATGCAGATGGCAGCCCGCAATCACGGAATCGTCTACACATCCTGTTGGCACTGGCTGATGCTGAGGATAAAGGAACGCGGAGTGCTGCCGGTGGAGCACTGGCTTCTCTTACAGGGTTCGAGGCTGTTGTGCGGTATGTGGTTCAACGTGACAAGGGCGTCAAGGTTATACTGGGGATGTGCAATGATCCCGATGAAGGGCTGAGGCATCGTGGCGTCGTGACCGTGTGTAATTTGATCCTGGCGGATGGAGAGGCAGGGCAGCTGGCGAGGGATAAGGTGAAGAGTGAGAATGGCGTCGAGGTGTTGAAGGAGTGTTTGAAGCAGAGCCGGCGGCCGGAGGTGTTGCAGATTGCGGTGGAGGCGCTGAAGGTCTTGTTGGATCAGAAGTGA